From the genome of Podospora bellae-mahoneyi strain CBS 112042 chromosome 2, whole genome shotgun sequence:
acacctcctccggcggCAAGTGGACAGTAGCCATGGTGATCCTCTCTTTCTGCCTCGTCTGGTCCGAGCTCGCCCGCTGGTGGCGCGGCACCGAAACCCACACCTTTGCCGTCGAAAAGGGCGTCTCCCACGGCAtgaacctcaacctcgacgcCGTCATCAAGATGAAGTGCGCCGACATACACGTCAACGTGCAGGATGCCTCGGGGGATAGGATTCTAGCTGCCGAGGCGCTGTACCGTGACCCGACGAACTGGGGGCAGTGGGTGGATCAGAGGGGGATTCACAAGTTGGGGAGAGACATTCATGGCCGTCTACTGACCGGCGAGGGTTTCGTCGACGGGACGCAAGAGGAGGGTTTCGGGGAGGAGCACGTGCATGACATTGTTGCGTTGGGGAgcaagaaggggaggtgggggaagACGCCGAagttgtgggggagggaggcggacAGTTGCCGGATTTATGGGACGTTGGAGTTGAACAAGGTGCAGGGTGACTTTCACATCACGGCGAGGGGGCATGGGTACGCGCAGTTTGGGGAGCATTTGTCCCATGACGGTTTgtctttcctccccccctcctcatttTTCCCACCTTAAATATCTGCTAACACTTTGGTCTAGCATTCAACTTCtcccacatcatcaacgagCTATCCTTCGGCCCTTACCTCCCCTCTCTGATCAACCCGCTCGATCAGACCGTCAACTCGGCCCCGGAACACTCGCACTTTCACCGCTTTCAGTATTTCCTCTCCATCGTCCCGACAGTCTACAGCCTCGGCCACCCAGACTCGTATTCGTCCCGCTCCATCTTTACAAATCAATACGCCGTCACGGAGCAGTCCGCTCCTATTCCGGAGAACATGGAGATGCAGATGATTCCCGGAATTTTTGTCAAGTACGACATCGAGCCGATCCTACTGAATATTGTCGAGGATAGGGATagcttcttggtctttttGATCAAGGTGGTGAATATCCTGAGCGGCGCCATGGTGGCGGGGCATTGGGGTTTCAGGCTCAGCGACTGGGTGAATGAGGTGaggggacggaggaggaggaacgcGGGACATAGCCaggggatgttggggaccaaggggggtggggagtaTGAGGAGTGAtttgtggttttttttttttttttttggttttttttttgttttgttttgttagCACTTTGATGGTAGGGGGGTTTTCTGGATTGTATACAAAATGgattcttgttttttttttttttgactgAGCTCCTGATACAAACGGGTGGGTTGATGAAAAGTGTTGTTTATATATACCATGCGAGACGGACTATTGGCGTTTTGATGTTATTTTTGAGTAAATATGAGAGAGAATATGTTCGTCCTTTGCCATTATGAACGACTGTGGCTAATGTTCAGAATCAAACTTTTTGCTCCTGGTGTATCAAAACCCGTCTTCTCACTCCAACCACTACCTGCTGCTGTCTCTGCCCCAGCAACCCAAATAAACAGTCTTGGCACCACTCACCAGCGCCAAGACAATTACCCCTATTTCCTTCGAGTCCATCCACTTTCTCGGCCACACTCTTCCAGAAAATAAAATGACTGGGCGCCAGCAAGTCCGTAAAACGTGTACCACACCTCATCACATTGACAGCAACCCAATTAAGAAACCACAAATGCCATCAATTCGCTACTTTCGCTACAAAAGCCCCACCGTTCACCGCTGCCTATTCATCCTAGTACCATTGCAGTTCATAattcctcttcaccctcagTCCAATCCGTCAATCTCACTTGCTGTACTTCACCGTCCTCTTTCTCACCCGCTTTTTATCCTTCCTCCCGACAGAAACAGTCGTCCAGGGGGGATGCCTCttcgcctcttcttccctcctctttttctcctctgcTTGTTCTTTCCATCTCTCCTGGTACATCGCCcgcttcctcgccctctccttcccctcctccctcgccttctcctccgccgcttGTTTGTCCAATCTCTCCCTCCGCGGTCTTGCCCTCTTCGGCGGTTCCTGCTTCTCCTGCCACCGCATCTGAtgctttctcttcctcgccagaAACTTTGCACGCTGCGTGTCCCTCTCATCAATCACACGAGGCGGTGCAATGTCGCGCAGCCATTTGAGTCCCCACCTCATGTAGTGCCTGTGCCCCGTTCTCTCGTCATACCTGACGGCAAAAGCCCGCTCAGCTGCGTAATCTGCCCCGTTGAGGAGACAGTGGTTGTTTCGCACAACAACCGTGGTCTCGAGAACGTCACTGTCAATGTCCGTCCATGTTTCCACGTTCCGCAGCATCGAAGAGCCCCTGGGCATCAGCCCGTTTGCCAACTTCCACCGATCCCAGTTCATGGTCCCGAATCTGGCAGCGGCCGAGTCGAAAAAGCGAGCTCTGGTTTCCACAAAATGATTGACCATCTCGGCTTCTTCATCGGTCCGTGGGCTACGGCTTTTTTCTGCCCCCTCTGCTCGCGGCGGTGTGCCAATGACTTCGTGGTCGGGCCAGCTGCGGTCGCCTACAATCTTGTCGTCCGGGCGGCCCGGGGTTTGCCACCTCGCTTTCAGCAGCCAAAAACCACACAGTCTTCTGTATTCTTGCTCAAATCGgcgcttcctctcctcatAACATGCTTTGGTTTCGGGCCCAAACACCGGGTGCTCAGGCTGAACCCGAACTTTGCCCTGTCTTTCCCATTCGTCATTCCACGCGCTGCAGATGGCGGCCGCCCTCTTACGGCCGCGCAGAGCCCTCTGCCTCTGAAGAGACATGCGACGCACACCCCACCAAGAGGCACAAGTTAGCTTGAACTGAGTATTCGGGTTAGAGGCTTCCTCAAGTATCAGATGCTTACTGAGTATTGGCGGGTCCACTGCTGAAAGTTGATGGTGCTTTTGAGGTGGTTTGGTCTGCTTGGGCTTTTGAGGCCATTTGAATTTCCTGTCTTCGGGTACAGCCGCGGCCACCGTTGGCACCTCGTCCGGATGTGATGGGTCCAGCAGCTGAAAAACCAAATGATTGCCATGGCACGGCGGCCCCGTGGAGACGGTAATCTTCAGCTCTTCCAAATGGTAGATAACAAGGCATGCCGTGTGGTTGCCTTGAGGTCTCGACCATGGCTTATCAAGCTCTCCCGAAACCTCCGAGAGTTCCTTGAACATGTCTGCCTTAGTGTGCTGGCAAACCGACATTTCGCCAATGTGATCGGAAAAGATATTCAGGATGCTCTCTTGATTGATGGGATAGTCCCCAAATTCGATAAGCTGTCGGAGTCGGTTGAAACGAGCAGGAGAGTCCCATGCACGGAATACAAAGTTGACAAACCGCTTTGTCAGCAACTGCACGAGGTACCGCCTCACTATCTGCGCCATGCTCTGCAAGTTCTTTTTCGAGTGCTTCGCGACCTTCAATAGACCAGCAGGCAACGACACACGTTTTACAAGCTCCTCGAGCTGAAATGGGGCGAGTTGCGGCGCGATCAGGTGATTCGTGTGCACCAAGCAATAGGAGAGGTTGGCGTCAGGGAGGACTCTACGACCCCTCAGGGACCCGGCTTCCGGCGTGTGCGGCAGCAACTCAAGGATACTCGCAGATGTGGTGTCGTCGTTTAGTGATCGAAGGCCACGGCAGGCGTGCAGAAGGCTGTGGGTTGAGCCAGTTCGATATCTCTGCAGGACATTCGTGGTACAGGCCAAGGATACGCAGGACGTGAGCATTTTCCGTGCAAGCAGTGTCATTGGCAAATCAGACGGCGCCAGGTCGCGATCCCGCGTCGAAAAGACCGAGTCCACGACTACCGAATATCCGTGCTGGTTCATGCCGCTCTTCATGAGCACGCCGGGCTTAGTGACGATGAAATGAGGCACGGCGGCCGGGCCATCTTGCCGACACGGGGTGACCTTGAGCAAGATGATAGCATGGTCTTTTGGCACGACCACGTCTCTGTCCCGCTTCTCGGGCTCCTCGACGGTTCGGGTTGACGGCATGTTCCAGGACTGTGCGACAACGGGATGGTTGTTGGTCACTGCGTCCGAAAAGTACGCGCTGGTACTCGTATCCGCATACTCTGACAAGATATTGCAGTCTTCGGTCGGCTTTGGATCCTCTCTAAGGATGAAGAAATCCTCCATAGGTCGCAAGCAGCCCGGCCTTCCCACCTCGTCATTCCGCATTACCCGCTCCCAAGCAGCCAGCTCGTGGCGTGCGTTCAACATGACGACCTGCTCAAGTGTCACCTCTGCGCCGTCCGCAATTCCACGCAGTTCCCACAAGAGCGGAAGCCATTCAACGTTGGAGGACAACTGCCGAATGACATCTTTGCACCATGTCTCCCACATCACTCTTGGTGCATTGTCAGTAGGTAACTTTGGACAGCGCTTGGAAGACCTATTGAACAACGTACGTGGGTGGAAGCCCGCCATGATAAGTATGATGCTCAATATTCTCAACAATGTCCTTCTTGAACGTCTTCCCATGCTTCAAGCCCCTTTTACTTGGTGATTCGTCAGAACTGAAGCTCAAGCCCCTTATGAAACCGGGAAATCGCGGGTCTGTCAGGTCGGGGGCGACATCGTCAACCGTAATCGGGCAGTCCTAGTCACCTCTCAGCGGCTTCGGTTGAGAGGCCATCTTCTCTTGGGATGAGGCGCCGGAGGACGGGCTTGGAATCGATATGGTTGTATAGATACGTGGTGtaagtggtggtgatggtaatTGGTTGCAGCATCAGTGGAAGAGCCCAGgtgagagaagaggagctAGAGGAGGCAGGGCATGATGACGACCAGGCCTCGGGTGCCCGTTCGCAACTTCCCAAGCCCCTGAAAGCACAACACAAAGTCGCTTCCCATCCCACTGCCTACGTGAAAGAAGGAAGGCATCCATCCGTGACATACTCACAGCTTGCACTGGCACTACGTCAGATGCTAGAATCAGCACGtgaaagaaggaaaagaccACAATGTGGGTATCTACGAAATGCCATATGACTCCAACCGTTCGACAGACAACTGTTTGCTGGAGAATACAACTAGCCGAGGTACTGCACAAGAGGTTGTACCGTGCATGACATGACGTGCAGGTCAGTTCCGGCTATGACCTGCCTCGTACATGTGAGTCAAGGGCCATCTTTACCGAAGACCATCGTGCCCGCCGCACCTCCGTTTTCGAGGTCGTCGTTGCTGTGCTCAAGTGTGTTGGTTTCGGTTATCTCGGAAGGGCCGGTAGAGATCTTATCTGCCGAAAGGATCCGACATGCTGCacagccaaccccaaccctcaccttctcaaGGCTTTGCAACTCCCGGACGCCGTTCCTTTCTTCCTTCTGGCTAAATTCCCCAGACATGACACAGGCAcgtggtggagaggagacAAGGAGCAATGCCTGCTGATGCCGTTGCTTGTCTCCAGCCTCCAGGAGTTTCCCCAGACACGTTGTGGAGAGGCCATCCTGGCCGAATGAAATCTCCCTGACGGGCTCATGTGACGCTCAAAGAAGGACAAAAAAAATGGGGACGAGATCGCAATCCCACACAAACCCCGAACGGAGCTCAGGTGAATGAAGGATACAATCCAGCTTAACGCCGTGGAGCGATGGACCAGGAACGGAATCGGGCAATGCAGCCCCGacatttttatttttgttgACAAACAGCAGCTAAGCCccaaggggaaagggagcGTCAGGTTAGAGTTGACCGCCTCCATGCAGGCGGGACAGCGCACAGATCTCTGGGCAGCCCAAGCTCCCTCAACAAAAGGTGGATTGGATGGCTGTGCCGCTGTCGCGTTCGAGCCAGCCCGTCGACATTTGAGCATTTGGGACATTTGGAATGATTGAACCCCTGCGAAGTCGGGTCCGTTGGGATTGGGGTGGGGACCTCTTCACaactttttttgttgctgaaACTTGACGAGGAAGCGACATCGGGCCCTTGGAACTCGG
Proteins encoded in this window:
- a CDS encoding hypothetical protein (COG:U; EggNog:ENOG503NUJ6; BUSCO:EOG092640BS), translated to MMNGYDEKRGHRTDDDDPFAAKGNIVSAFDAFPKAKPQYVTHTSSGGKWTVAMVILSFCLVWSELARWWRGTETHTFAVEKGVSHGMNLNLDAVIKMKCADIHVNVQDASGDRILAAEALYRDPTNWGQWVDQRGIHKLGRDIHGRLLTGEGFVDGTQEEGFGEEHVHDIVALGSKKGRWGKTPKLWGREADSCRIYGTLELNKVQGDFHITARGHGYAQFGEHLSHDAFNFSHIINELSFGPYLPSLINPLDQTVNSAPEHSHFHRFQYFLSIVPTVYSLGHPDSYSSRSIFTNQYAVTEQSAPIPENMEMQMIPGIFVKYDIEPILLNIVEDRDSFLVFLIKVVNILSGAMVAGHWGFRLSDWVNEVRGRRRRNAGHSQGMLGTKGGGEYEE
- a CDS encoding hypothetical protein (EggNog:ENOG503PCEQ; COG:S); translated protein: MGRRSRRTLLRILSIILIMAGFHPLMWETWCKDVIRQLSSNVEWLPLLWELRGIADGAEVTLEQVVMLNARHELAAWERVMRNDEVGRPGCLRPMEDFFILREDPKPTEDCNILSEYADTSTSAYFSDAVTNNHPVVAQSWNMPSTRTVEEPEKRDRDVVVPKDHAIILLKVTPCRQDGPAAVPHFIVTKPGVLMKSGMNQHGYSVVVDSVFSTRDRDLAPSDLPMTLLARKMLTSCVSLACTTNVLQRYRTGSTHSLLHACRGLRSLNDDTTSASILELLPHTPEAGSLRGRRVLPDANLSYCLVHTNHLIAPQLAPFQLEELVKRVSLPAGLLKVAKHSKKNLQSMAQIVRRYLVQLLTKRFVNFVFRAWDSPARFNRLRQLIEFGDYPINQESILNIFSDHIGEMSVCQHTKADMFKELSEVSGELDKPWSRPQGNHTACLVIYHLEELKITVSTGPPCHGNHLVFQLLDPSHPDEVPTVAAAVPEDRKFKWPQKPKQTKPPQKHHQLSAVDPPILSKHLILEEASNPNTQFKLTCASWWGVRRMSLQRQRALRGRKRAAAICSAWNDEWERQGKVRVQPEHPVFGPETKACYEERKRRFEQEYRRLCGFWLLKARWQTPGRPDDKIVGDRSWPDHEVIGTPPRAEGAEKSRSPRTDEEAEMVNHFVETRARFFDSAAARFGTMNWDRWKLANGLMPRGSSMLRNVETWTDIDSDVLETTVVVRNNHCLLNGADYAAERAFAVRYDERTGHRHYMRWGLKWLRDIAPPRVIDERDTQRAKFLARKRKHQMRWQEKQEPPKRARPRRERLDKQAAEEKAREEGKERARKRAMYQERWKEQAEEKKRREEEAKRHPPWTTVSVGRKDKKRVRKRTVKYSK